One stretch of Gammaproteobacteria bacterium DNA includes these proteins:
- the pabB gene encoding aminodeoxychorismate synthase component I, with protein sequence MRPTELSVTVVPLPDNRPLVEYFETEAGRGPACLLDSSRQDAGQGRYSFLGLDPYLVLTVKDSAGRIAHRDGHVEEIDGDPFTILRALLTNRTIRPTDLPKDAPPFLGGAIGFLGYELSRHLEELPASTVDDLALPDLAFCFFDTVVAQDHATGATNLIVTLPRGVDPAPVIEATLNRLDSPRSSCATERSTESGFTADFTRAGYIDTVRRVKEYIYAGDIYQANLSQRFHASVDAPWQLYRRLRSLNPAPFSAFLDFADFQVASSSPERFLRVEGRNVETRPIKGTRRRSSDPAVDERLREELGSSAKDRAELSMIVDVERNDLGRVCEYGSVQVAEHAILESYTTVHHLVSTVRGRLRVEFDVVDLLRASFPSGSVTGAPKIRAMEIIDELEPTARGVYTGAIGYLGFHGTHELNVAIRTMIIRDGWAYVQVGGGIVADSDPQAEYQETLDKGEAMFQALLTSGRRS encoded by the coding sequence ATGAGACCCACCGAACTGTCCGTCACCGTGGTCCCTCTTCCCGACAATCGGCCACTGGTGGAGTACTTCGAGACCGAAGCCGGTCGCGGTCCCGCATGCCTGCTGGATTCCAGCCGCCAGGACGCAGGACAAGGTCGCTATTCGTTTCTGGGTCTCGACCCATACCTCGTGCTGACCGTCAAAGACTCAGCCGGACGCATCGCGCATCGCGACGGTCACGTCGAGGAGATCGACGGAGATCCCTTCACCATTCTCAGGGCACTGCTCACCAACAGGACGATTCGACCGACCGATCTGCCGAAGGACGCACCTCCTTTCCTCGGTGGAGCGATCGGTTTCCTCGGCTATGAGCTCAGCCGGCACCTCGAGGAGCTGCCTGCGAGCACCGTCGACGACCTCGCCCTGCCGGACTTGGCCTTCTGTTTCTTCGACACTGTCGTGGCGCAGGACCACGCGACCGGAGCGACGAACCTGATCGTCACGCTTCCTCGGGGAGTCGACCCCGCACCGGTGATCGAGGCCACGCTGAACCGCCTCGACTCTCCTCGATCTTCGTGTGCCACCGAGCGCTCGACGGAGAGCGGCTTCACCGCAGATTTCACCAGGGCCGGCTACATCGACACGGTGCGCCGGGTCAAGGAGTACATCTACGCGGGTGACATCTACCAGGCGAACCTGTCGCAGCGGTTCCACGCGTCCGTTGATGCGCCCTGGCAGCTGTACCGGCGCCTCCGATCCCTCAACCCGGCCCCGTTCAGCGCGTTCCTCGACTTCGCCGACTTTCAGGTCGCCTCCTCGTCTCCCGAACGATTCCTGCGGGTCGAAGGGCGCAACGTCGAGACGCGGCCGATCAAGGGGACCCGGCGCCGGTCGTCGGACCCGGCCGTGGACGAGCGGCTGCGAGAAGAACTGGGATCCAGCGCCAAAGACCGTGCCGAGCTGTCGATGATCGTCGACGTGGAACGCAACGACCTGGGACGAGTCTGCGAGTACGGCAGCGTCCAGGTGGCCGAACACGCCATCCTGGAATCGTATACGACGGTGCACCACCTCGTCTCGACGGTGAGGGGCCGCCTCCGTGTGGAGTTCGATGTCGTCGACCTGCTGCGGGCATCGTTCCCGAGTGGGTCGGTGACGGGAGCACCGAAGATCCGGGCGATGGAAATCATCGACGAGCTCGAACCGACGGCCCGAGGTGTCTACACGGGCGCCATCGGCTACCTGGGTTTCCACGGAACCCACGAGCTGAACGTGGCGATCCGAACCATGATCATCCGCGACGGCTGGGCGTACGTTCAGGTCGGCGGTGGCATCGTCGCCGACAGCGACCCGCAGGCCGAGTATCAGGAGACGCTCGACAAGGGCGAGGCAATGTTCCAGGCGCTGCTGACGAGCGGGCGGCGATCATGA
- a CDS encoding anthranilate/aminodeoxychorismate synthase component II (TrpG; with TrpE catalyzes the formation of anthranilate and glutamate from chorismate and glutamine; TrpG provides the glutamine amidotransferase activity) encodes MRTCSVLVIDNYDSFTFNLVQIFGSLGCEPIVVRNDAATLQDVEAAKPDRIVISPGPGTPGQAGISIAAIVEFGPEIPTLGVCLGHQCIAEAYGGTVTRAHRVVHGKTSHIVHDGAGVFAGLPSPFEAARYHSLVIEEANVPSCLAVSSRSDDGVVMGLRHREFPVEGIQFHPESFMTGQGRMLLANFVGAPGR; translated from the coding sequence ATGCGAACTTGTAGCGTCCTCGTTATCGACAACTACGACTCGTTCACCTTCAACCTGGTGCAGATCTTCGGGTCGCTGGGATGTGAACCGATCGTGGTCAGGAATGACGCCGCAACTCTGCAGGACGTGGAAGCGGCCAAACCGGATCGCATCGTGATCTCTCCAGGTCCCGGCACGCCCGGCCAGGCGGGCATCAGCATCGCCGCCATCGTCGAGTTCGGACCCGAGATCCCCACACTTGGAGTCTGCCTCGGTCACCAGTGCATCGCAGAGGCCTACGGCGGCACCGTCACACGCGCCCACCGGGTGGTGCACGGCAAGACGTCACACATCGTTCACGACGGGGCAGGTGTCTTCGCCGGGCTTCCTTCACCGTTCGAAGCAGCCCGCTACCACTCACTCGTCATCGAAGAGGCCAACGTGCCATCGTGCCTGGCCGTGTCGAGCCGCAGCGACGATGGCGTGGTGATGGGTCTGCGACATCGCGAGTTTCCCGTAGAGGGCATCCAGTTCCATCCCGAGTCGTTCATGACCGGACAGGGTCGGATGCTCCTGGCCAACTTCGTGGGAGCGCCCGGCCGATGA